In the Phyllopteryx taeniolatus isolate TA_2022b chromosome 1, UOR_Ptae_1.2, whole genome shotgun sequence genome, GATGTACAACATTATGGTTGTGCCGAGGcttgtcacgataattactaatGTAAATAGGCTCTTGAATATAATGCACACCCtaaaagttgacctcaaaaatgaggaaaatgcttctacctatgtataatgagGACCATCGATTTGCTGCTAATCCATAAACTCAAAACATTaactattatctgtattttattagctTTATCCAAGAATTATTCTGCTTTGTGTGCATGCCCCCGTAATTGTAACCTTTTTCTTCATTGCCTTCAAAGCATTGAGATTAAGTTTGACAGTGGAGCTAGCGAAGCCACTTGCCTTCTGTTCTGCTACAATCTGCAGCTGCTTCTCCATTTCTAGAAACTCTGGCACTTTCCCACGTCCCGATGCTCTTGCATGTGGTTTTTCttggtttttcttttctcctttgATTTCCTCCACAATCTCACGTTTGATTCATTCACATTGAACTGCTGCGCTGCCTGACAGTTTTCTACATCTTCAGCAACACTGATTACATTATGTTTAAAGGCGGCTGAACAACTAGACATTTCCTACCTTAGGTGTAAGGTATAACAAACTCACGGGTGAGCATTTGTGCCATCTAGTGCAGTAGCAACAGATAACAATAGCAATATGGCGGCTGACACGAGGACGTCAGGATTAGAGGCTAACACGGGAGTGGATGTTGACTCCcgctccctccctctcccaaaGAGGTTGATCCTGGTCCCTCCCAATCCCAAGTGAGTGTTTGGAAAAAGTCCCGCTCCCGCCCACTCCCACAGAGATCGATCCCACTCCCTCCCAAtcccaagtgtttaaaaaaaaaaatccaccaaatCCAGTGTTAAATCCCACAAAATCCTTCTCCCTCCCACTCAAACTGATCCCAAtcccaagtgtttaaaaaacaaacaaacaaaaaaaaataaatcacctaaCTCGAGCCAGAAATTGACAGAATCCCATTTTCTATAGTTTTTACTACTCTGCGAGACTTCCACCGACATGGAGAAGATGCTAGTGACTAGCGAGCCTTAAATAGTCCCAAAATAGGGGCACGTCTATCATTTGGAAACAACTGTAGTCTGCAAAACGTGTACAAAAAAGATGTTACGACAAAGATGGGCATATTTGTGTAAAATCACCTGAAGATGAAGCACGTTATCAAATGTGACGCATGTATCACATTAAAGAGAGCTTCGACTCCATGCCGCTCCTGTTACGTAAACAAAACAACGCTGTGGAGCGCAAAGCGATCGTGGTGGCAGTTGAAGCGCTTCCGTTCTTGTGTTCGCTCTATTAAGAGAGTTGTAGTAGCAGCACAGTAGTAGTCTATCACGGACGAGATAGAAAGTGTTCCCGGGGTTTCGTTTCAGTTAGCATCAGCAGCTACTAGTTAACATCGTTGCGTGACCAATCACGCAAATTGTTTGACAGTCGACCGGCCATCTCTGTCTGAGCTAATTTTTCCGGATAGTTGTGTTTGTACAGTGTGGCACTCTcaagaaccttttttttccttttttccccactttatttTCAGATCATCGCATTTTATTAGTTCCAAATGACGTCACATTTCTTCTTCGCGTCTTCTTCTAGATTTCCGGTAGACTGGGGATGTTTAAGTGTATTGCTGCCACCTAAGGGTTAAGTGATGAACATCAACAacattaactttttaaacagttaacttaaaattccattgtaacatgctgccaattttgtcttgagattgttgtcacatctctgtcctGCCTATTATACATTATTTCTGGATTCAcggtagtagtctcgccactttgcactatttacatatctgttgttgaccaatactggccactcatgtgcttgagaagaatctgcaccatttgcacaattgacattgttccagattatcgcactgctagtcactttaaactactTAAAGTTATTGAAGTGTCTGCACCATTTGAACAATGGTCGctgtaccagactattgctttagtagtcatttcaaactgctctaaattgctagaggactgcatcatttgcacaaataaataaataatttaatttaaaaaaaaaaaaaaagattttgccattaccacattactggtaaccttttattgctcagtgactctccgtactgtgtttttatgtttttatatctcgaaagtattttctgtcaaatggctggctgttgtcgtactagagcggctccaactaccactCCAGACAAActccttgtttccttgtttttgacatacttggcaaataatgatgattctgattctgacattaGAATAACAAACATTGAAGCCATgatttattaacgattacaataatagagtaatgattatgttgcacaattgaacagtatgcagatttttttttatcctgttaCATTACCcacagtaatgttcttgacatacatccatccattacaaaatatgtaaattcAGATCAATTGTTCTGAAGTAAATTTCTGTCGGTTGGCAGCTCTACaatcatagccataaatgcaactgtcctaataattggcataataaGAGTTTTGGcttttggtttttggccttggggttctaattttcattttttatgttttggtaaaaaaatctcatttcGGTGCATCCCAAATTTTGagattatattaaaaaatatttgttgggaaaaaaattatttgtgatGTTTTATAATTGTTAAACTTCCTGCTTTATAATGTAAATCAAGTGCATCTGGTCcggttttatacatttataaactttAATACAGTCACTATCGAGTCGTATCGAATATCGAcattagggggggaaaaaaacaaaaaaacaacacatcaaACTTAGGCCATAACGCCCAGTACTAGTTCCCACTTCTGTCAACTCCCATCTCATGGTTTCTACTCCCATCAGTTCCCGGAAACTTTGTCACAATTTTTGTTCCTTCCTTCTCCTGCCCAATCACGTGATTGATATTGTAGTTCACTCCCAAAGTGAAGTCTATTCCTGGGTCCCGTAATCCTGCAGGACCATGGGACCTGGTGGGATTCccgaaaaatgtcagcctctagtCAGGATGCTCCGGTGAGCAGTGCCCACTTACCATAATATATGTGTTAatgtgaatgaaaatgtacacgTTTTGAtgtgtaatgtaatatttttttatcattttcattatacatatgtataatgcgcacataCACCAGAAATTAAGGTATATCAACCTttcgttcaataaataaaatggacgcGATAAGTTTTtacggactcgataaattgtcattgttgtgctgAGCCGGCACACGGCGAGGCGACGGCAAGTTGGAGGGCTGTGTCAATAACTACTAGTGGGCTTGGCTCCATACAATACTCTACAGcgttgctccatgtgcagcgcgtAGCACATATCAGAGACACTTAGGGGAAAGTAAACTGTTTATTATGCTTGCTTGCCCACAAGCTAAGGAACTAACCAGCTCGCTCCACCACGTTGACgtcgtttaaaacatcagcgcCGCGGCAGACCGGTGTTGTCTCCGTCCAGTACTCCACAGCCTTTCTTCATGTGCAGCACGTAGCACACAACGGAGACACTAATGGGAAAGTTAATTGTGCATTATGTTCACTAGCcagcgagctaacgagctagcaagctaaggagctaaacagcgtGTTTGACTGCGGCAACGTCATTTAAAACGTCAGTGCTTCGCTCCAAGTTGTTGTGTGTTAATCCCTAATTAATACACAcagggaaagttaaccgtttattaagcataacctcagcggcacacgttattcagtcagtagttgactacagctCACGtacagtcctgctcaccatgattggcaccccttcattttttgcataatctGTATACTTATATTAAcaggatcttttaattggaggtccttagtaattaaaaaaaaaaactatttcaaaggaatttcaaagaaaaaaaactgaaaaccgCATCAATGGTggcagggtggacgactggttagcacatctgcctcacagttctgagaaccggggttcaaatcacggcctcccctgtgtagagtttgcatgttctccctgtgcctgcatgggttttctccggatactcccgtttcctcccacatccccaaaacatgtgtggtaggttgattgaagactctaaattgcccataggtgtcaatgtgagtgtgaatggttgtttgtttatatataccctgcgactggctggcaaccagttcaggttgtatgCCGCCTCCTGCtagcagttagctgggataggctccagcatgcccgtgaccccagtgaggataagtggtagagaaaatggatggatggatggatggatggatggatggatggatggatggatggatggatgggaaacagaaaacagcatgtgcagcaatattggcaaAGCTCAATATTTGGTTCCACACCTTTTGGCAGTGATGACAGCCTTCAAAcgtttcttgtatccatctataagctttttgcacttcccaggtggtattttctcccactctgcCTTTGCAATttttcaagctcttgaacatctgcagggttcttttccccaatAGCAGATTTTAGCTCCCCTCAAAGATTTTTAATTGGATTGCGgtcaggactcattgctggtcatttaaaaaaaaaaatttccttttcaaccattcctgtgtgcttttggtATTTGTCTTGCTGAAGGACTGATGATCTTCGCCAAAAAAcaagttttcttacactgggtaagacaTTCCACTCTAAAATCTCTTAATAATTTTTTGATTTCACAATACCTGTGATATAGTCAAGGCCTCAAGTACCACATGTAAcaagcagccccacagcattataATTCCTCCACCATtcttgactgttggcagggtgttcCTTTGCTTAAAGGCTTTCTTAAGCCGTCTGTAAACATACTTTGTATGCATTGTCAAAAAGCGCTATTTTTGTtccatctaatatatatatttatcggTATAATCTTTTAAAATGTATCGTGGTAGTAATTTGGAAACTGTATTGtcctaaaaaaatgtgttatcatgacaggcctactTGTGCTACAGTGAGGCGGAAGGACACATGCTATTGGACGCATGCCCGCGTCATCACGCCCTTTACAATACCGTGTAAAAGTATGAGCACCCTCctcaaattttaatttatttgtaaagtttccccactttaatgtttaagatcaccaaacaaatgtaaatatcagccaAATATAACCCACGTGCACATACagcttttaaatggtgattttatttctgACGTTTTTCTGTGAACGACCTCTGGCAATGGCCAAAATTAAATTGGTTGCTTTACGCCACAAAggtagacttcctgtgtcttttcgagtatggcttcttgagactttttggttgGTTTACACTTGATAGACAACTCTACCGAATTTTATGCTGCTCAGTGAAACTGGCTATGAGGGCTGAATTTAGCAAAAATGTGCTTGTTTTTGATGACAACgtgcttcaaatttggtagcaatagGACAGAATCTCTGACAATTTCGTCTTTGTTTGCTCCtggaaatgagaaaaatagcctAAAATGGACGCTTCATAGCAAAATTGCAGACTCCCCGTGTCTTTTCAAGGATGGCTTGAGATGACAGGGCCTGACActgacctgtgattggctgggggtGTTGGCAGCCGTATGGGGGCTGACAACAGGAGTGGGACACGGCGACGGCTGTGTGACGATCACGTGGTGCGACAGATCGCCAACCACTGATGGAGAGGAAACCTGCGAGGAGTAGAATTAGGAGAGCGCCATCCAGGATTACTGCGCTGGTCTCCCTCACCTCTCTGGGCGCACAGTCCAGCTtggggatgggctccagcagcagTTCAGTTTTGACGGGCCGAGGATTAGGTGGGGCCTGCAGCGATTGGATGGTGAAGGTGGAGTAGAGGCCCGATTTCATGTAGTCATTTCTAGAACTCTTGTGCGAGTTGCCGGGCGACGACTTCTGACGATCAACGCACAAATCAATCCATCAATCGAGCTTTGTGACATTCAATCGGGTCCGTGAATCTGTACCCACCTGTGCAATGTTCTTGGATAGACaactttttgattggctgttggcGTCCAGGTTGTCCCGCCTTTGGCTGTCTTCAGGGGTGTGTGTCCCGTCAGACAGGGATGGGTCAGGCTGGCTCACAAACCTGTACACAAACTTCTGTCCGCTCACCTTCTTGATTATGTTCtggaaaacacacatacacggaCCCCCGCACAAACACAatcaacacgcacacaaaaagaaCAAACCACACAGACACAGTACACACCACAAGTGTAATATTACTTTATGCTGGGAGTACGAGTTGGTCTTATTCAATAAAAAGTAGTATCGTCTTGTAGTAGTATCTTGTAgtactatatactgtagtacTGCATAGTAGTATTTTGTGGTTGTAGTGCTATGCAGGAGTATCTTGTCATCATGGCAGTTTATAgtagtgttgtgctcaagaaCACACTATCTGAGACCAAGACTTGCCCAAGACCAGAACGCACcgagaccaagacaagaccaagacttttgggcaTCAAGAccgagtcaagaccaagacaagaccaagaccataaaaatccattttaaaaaccatgaccttcccatgggctcaccacctgtgggaggggtcaaaggagtcgggtgcagtgttacctgggcggtggccaaaggcaaggaccttggcgatccaatccccggctacagaagctggctctaggtacgtggaatgtgacctctctggcagggaaggagcccgagctggtgtgtgaggtcgagaggttCCGACTGGATATAGTCGgggtcgcctccacacacggcttgggctctggtaccagtcctcttgaaagGGGTgtgactctcttccactcttgagttgcccatggtgagagccgccaagcaggtgtgggtatgaTTATtaccccccggctcggcgcctgtacattggggttcaccccggtggacgagagggtagcctcccttcgcctttgggtggggggacgggtcctgattgttgtttgtgccattgcaccaaacagcagttcagagtagccaccctttttggagtccttggagggggtgctggagagcgctcccgctggggactccatcgtgtCGTGTCgtgctgttcggtccctgtacgacgagtgtcagagtttgatccgcattgccggcagtaagtcggactcctttccggtgagggttggactccgccaaggctgccctttgtcaccgattctgttcattacttttatggatagaatttcaaggcgcagccttggcgtagagggggtccggtttggtggcctcggtattgcatctctgctttttgcagatgatgtggttctgttggctttatcaagcagtgatctccaactctcactggagcggttcgcagcagagtgtgcaggggctgggatgaaaatcagcacctccaaatctgagaccatggtcctcagtcagaaaagggtggcgtgccctctccaggtcggggatgagatcctgccccaagtggaggagttcaagtatcttgggatcttgttcacgagtgagggaagaatggaccgaggtcggtgcagcgtctgcagtgatgaggactttgtatcggtccgttgtggtgaagaaagaacaagatcccggatacaaacggccgaaatgagcttcctccgtaggcctctcccttagagatagggtgagaagctcggtcatccgagaggggctcagagtagaactactgctcctccacattgagaggagccagatgaggtggctcgggcatctgattacgATGCCTCCTAggcacctccctggtgaggtgttccgggcacgatgccggggacgacccaggacacgctggagagactatgtcttccGGCTAGCCTCGgtatcccccggaagagctggatgaagtggctggggagaggaaagtctgggcggccctgctaaagctactgcccccgtgacccgaactcggataagcagaagaaaatggatggatggatggatggagctctGATATTTCCTTGGCCAGAAGATTTGCAAGTCTGTGTCAGAACAGCATCCTTGGGGGGGGCAGAAAAATGCCAGCTTTTACAGGCAgtatgaaagttttttttgtgacacaGTGTCCCGAGTCCACGGACATTCACGGCTCCTTTTGTTTCCATGACGCTGGTTGACTACAGAGTTTTTCCCATAGGAGAAAATTGACATTAAATGAATAATGGGAAATATTGTTTCAAAACCAAATGGTTCCCTTTTTGATTTGATATTTTGATTTGACGAGGTCACATTCAGAAAAGCAACTGTCAAAACCATGACAAGGTTGAATGGTTAAAGAGCAttctctttttaattttcttttgactagatttgacaggaaaaaaacaactcttgAGCAACACTCAAAGCATATCCAAAAATCTCAAATCTTTATATAtctatttcaaaataaagcaaaaaataaagccttgtatgtatttaaaaatgaagattTAAAGAAGAGCTGGGTTGCATTTAAGAAACTAATGAGATTGCAGCATTTTGTGACCCAAACGTGAATGGTGGGGTTTCATAATGCCCCACTCTACGAAAAACCCTCCCAACTGGTGCAGAGGTGGCAGAAACATAGTACTTTGTGGAGTTGTGGTAATCTGTCATGTTTCTTTCCCCAAAAGAGAAGTGCATTGCCAGTGTCAGAATCCCCGATGGCATCAAAGTATTTGGTTATGGCATCAAAGTATTTGGTTATCTGAGTTACAATGTTTGAGAGTCCTGTCCGGAGCGCTTTCTGTCAGCCAAGACTTTTCGGAATCAAGTCAGGGACAACACCAAGACCGGTCTCGAGTGTTACAACATTGGTATGTAGTACTGTGGAGTTGGGCTAGGGGATTCACCAATCACGTTTTTGTCAGGTCGTTCCCCACCACCCAAaaagaatattattattactttctGGACGGgtctggggggcggggggtcagTTACAGTCGTCCGTCATTTTTTGTGGGGGATTATCTTCAGAGCGCAGACAAATATACGAAAAGTTGcaaccaaaatgtattttattattcatatatattttaaagctttatgacccttcccaaactctttttaaGATGTCCCATACTCTTATACTTCCTATTCAGACTGGGGCGATCAAATATTTTCCTAATAAATTATTCTACCGATAAAATTGTGTGATACATtataaagcaaaaaatatgCTAATGGAGACcatggactgttgagcaacagcagttgtacatcaagcaaaatgggaaagaattctacctacagtggggcaaaaaagtatttagtcagccaacaattgtgcaaattttttattttatttttttaaaaagatgagaggcctgtaatttccatcacaggtatacctcacctatgagagacaaaatgagaaaaaataaataaataaattccagaaaatcacatctgatttttaaagaatttattaacaAACTATGGTGGAacataagtatttggtcacctacaaaaaaagcaagatttctggctctcacagaactgtaacttcttctttaagaggctcctctgtcctccactcattacctgtattaatggcacctgtttgaactcattatcagtataaaagacacctgtccacaacctcaaacagtcacacgccactatggccaagaccaaagagctgtcaaaggacaccagaaacaaaattgtcgacctgcaccaggctgggaagactgaatctgaaataggttggtgtgaagaaatcaactgtgggagcaattattaaaaaatggaagacatacaagaccactgataatctccctcgatctggggctccacgcaagatctcaccccgtggggtcaaaatgatcacaagaacggtgagcaaaaatcccagaaccacacggggggacctagtgaatgacatgcagagagctgggatcaaagtaacaaaggctaccatcagtaacactaCACCACCAGTGACTCAAATCATCCATTGCCAGACGTGttcccctgcttaagccagtacatgtcctggcccgtctgaagtttgctagagagcatttggacgATCCAGAAGAGGTTTGAGAGAGTGTCATacggtcagatgaaaccaaaatagagctttttggtaaaaaactcaacttgtcgtgtttggaggatacctactgtgaagtatgggggtggaaacatcatgctttggggctgtttttctgcaaagggaccaggacgactgatccatgtaaagtacacaatgaatggggccatgtatcgtgagattttgagtgaaaacttccttccatcagcaagggcattgaagatgaaacgtggcttggtctttcagcatgacaatgatcccaaacacaccgccccggcaacgaaggagtggcttagTAAGaaacatttcaaggtcctggggcctcatgtacaaaaggtgcgtacgcataAAAACGTGGCGtctgttctttttcacggcaaagttcagatgtatcatgagtgacatgaccgtggaaatgtgcggtgcctcacgccaactgcatggctggcgtacgcatgGTTttgcaggttttggtgctttggcgacacttagaggtgatgctgggaaactgttctcataaatctgcacaccagagacacatgaatatGCAATTGAGGAAAGGACTGAGAATTAATTTGTTAACCAGCGTATTTAATGAaacactgatatttgtgaggacacctattaattgatcgaggcgatcatttatgccgcctattgcactcacaatcgcttcgtgactccagcacatgcactggttagagcgtcagcctaacagttctgaggacccgggttcaatccccggtcccgcctgtgtggagtttgcatgttctcccgtgcctgcgtgggttttctccgggcactcaggtttcctcccacatcccaaaaacatgcattaattggagaccctaaattgcccgtaggtgtgaatgtgagtgtaaatggttgtttgtttgtatgtatgtgccctgcgattggctggcaaccagttcagggtgtaccccgcctcctgcccgatgacagctgggataggctccaggacgcccgcgaccctagtgaggagaagcggctcagaaaatggatggatggactccacATGAACAtgaactctgactccggtcgtacagggaccgaacagcacgtatcagggggttcagtaccccatactcccgtagcaccccccacaggactctccgagggacacagtcgaacgccttctccaagtccacaaaacacatgtagactggttgggcgaactcccatgcaccctcgaggaccctgccgagggtgaagagctggtccactgttccacggccaggacgaaaaccacactgctcctccggaatctgagattcaacttcccgacggaccctccgctccagcacccctgaatagaccttaccagggaggctgaggagtgtaatccccctgtagtttgAACACACACtctggtcccctttcttaaaaagggggaccaccaccaatccagaggcactgtccctgatgtgcacgcgatgttgcagaggcttgtcaaccaggacagccccacaacatgcaGAGcgtttaggaactccgggcgaatctcatccacccccgaggccctgccaccgaggagctttttaaccaccttggtgacctcaaccccagagataggcgagcacgcctcagagaacccagactctgcttcctcctgggaatgcgtgtcggtggaattgaggaagtcttcaaagtattctccccaccggctcacaacgtcccgcaGAAAAATTAGCACCACAAAATTGTGTGATatagaaaaaaatctgcaatataaaatttgatttgtatgatttaaaaatctgcaaaacagTGAGACTGAGAAAAGTGACCGCCGAAATGGCAAAGGATGACTGGACATGCATTTGATCTATTCTATATTATCTATTCACAACACGATTCATTCCCCATCCTTATTgttattagttattatttttgCCTTTGGGTAGCAGTGCTATGTGGAAGTATATTGTCGtagtagtatatatatatatatatatatgtgtgtgtgtgtgtgtgtgtgtgtgtgtgtgtgtgtgtgtgtgtgtgtgtatatatatatatatatatatatatatatatatgtgtgtgtgtgtgtgtgtgtatatatatatatatatatggttctGCGTCCCATTAACTTGTGGTAGTACTGCTATGATATAATATCTTCTTGTAGTATTAGTATTTAATACTGTGTGTAGTATTGGTATCTTCATACTGAAGTCATAGTTTGAGTAGAGTGAGAACACTTGGTAGAGTAGTATGCGCTAATACCTTGTCATAGTAGTATCTGAGTGCGCGGCTGAGTTTGTCATAGTTCATGTTGTGTTTGTTCTTGCGCAGGCCCCACAGTCGCGCCACTTCTTCAGCATCAAGCAGCTTGAATTCGCCATCCTCTCCAGTCCATGAGATCAAGTGACGCTGTCGCTGGTCGTCCAGTAGATGGAGCAAAAACTGCCAGAGCGTGATGGACGGATCCATGGCTGAGGGACAGAAATCCAACAGGGATGGCTCACAAGACTGGTTGATGACAAATCAGCAATAATACCACAtccacatgtgcacacacacagagcttcCTTCCTCACACATGCATACGAGTAGCCTTGTCATTGGCTGAGTGGTTATGCAACAATCTCATCAATCATTTTTGGAAACAAATCACCATGGCGACCAGTAACTATGGAGACACAGAGCCCAGCTGCTCTGCTCAAAGGCACTCCAGTTGTTGTGTGCGTGGTAAACGCTGTGGCAAAATTAATCAGACTCCAAATCAGCTTCTAGTGGACCATCGGGTTCTGGCACCACTGCTTGTTCTCCATTTTCGTGCTCCACAACCCAACCAGAACCTGCAGATTTCCTAAGATAGATGCCTCCTTTTTTCCCACCATTTACCTTTATTGTGATGTGACAGTACCATGTGTTAACAAGGGACAACCCACAGTGCCTACACAGTGGGATGGCATCTGTAAAAGCTGAAATGGCATTTTTAAAGCTCTTGTTTATAGTGCTGCTGTATACCAAAGTGAC is a window encoding:
- the elk1 gene encoding ETS domain-containing protein Elk-1 isoform X8 translates to MDSNPLINAMDPSITLWQFLLHLLDDQRQRHLISWTGEDGEFKLLDAEEVARLWGLRKNKHNMNYDKLSRALRYYYDKNIIKKVSGQKFVYRFVSQPDPSLSDGTHTPEDSQRRDNLDANSQSKSCLSKNIAQKSSPGNSHKSSRNDYMKSGLYSTFTIQSLQAPPNPRPVKTELLLEPIPKLDCAPREVSSPSVVGDLSHHVIVTQPSPCPTPVVSPHTAANTPSQSQCLRCVLRAAHEERLWSTGRRQHRSAAALMF
- the elk1 gene encoding ETS domain-containing protein Elk-3 isoform X7, with amino-acid sequence MDSNPLINAMDPSITLWQFLLHLLDDQRQRHLISWTGEDGEFKLLDAEEVARLWGLRKNKHNMNYDKLSRALRYYYDKNIIKKVSGQKFVYRFVSQPDPSLSDGTHTPEDSQRRDNLDANSQSKSCLSKNIAQKSSPGNSHKSSRNDYMKSGLYSTFTIQSLQAPPNPRPVKTELLLEPIPKLDCAPREVSSPSVVGDLSHHVIVTQPSPCPTPVVSPHTAANTPSQSQNPPGPPLSDHPHIYLTSVRDPSSLTPLLPLAPVGCSVSPVQPHHSTVGSKTPPQDDGRELANVAGFPPQPTPSQSVLVIINPPPSQQQRATMASTPSSVVPPLARPPPPPIVIKEETLPSEEELLEMVALEEKRVDEGCGRAGAYPSCHREGGGVHPELVASQCS